One Thermoanaerobacter pseudethanolicus ATCC 33223 DNA window includes the following coding sequences:
- a CDS encoding IS110 family transposase — MDLVYSHVCGLDVHKKNVVACIITPEGKEIRTFSTMTDDLIALKEFIKAKGCSVVAMESTGSYWKPIYNLLELESIKILLVNAKHIKNVPGRKTDVKDAEWIASLLQHGLLQGSFVPDREQRELRELVRYRKSLIEEKSRELNRIQKVLEGANIKLSSVVSDINGASSRSILEAIINGEENPETLAELSQGKLKNKMDELKRALKGLINHHQRMLLEIQLRHIDYLDEEIAKLDEEIKNRMLPFEKDLALLDTIPGVGRRTAEQIIAEIGTNMEQFPSAAHLCSWAGLCPGHNESAGKQKSARTRKGNQKLRSSLIEAARAASRAKDTYLSSQYHRIAARRGANRAAVAVAHSILIIVYHILKQKQPYIELGPTYYEEKKRNMIIRQSLKKLESLGLKVTVESAVS; from the coding sequence ATGGATTTAGTTTACTCTCACGTTTGCGGATTAGATGTCCATAAAAAGAATGTCGTAGCTTGTATAATAACACCAGAAGGTAAAGAAATCCGCACTTTTTCAACTATGACCGATGACCTTATTGCATTAAAAGAATTTATTAAAGCTAAAGGTTGTTCTGTTGTTGCTATGGAAAGTACCGGCTCTTATTGGAAACCTATTTACAATCTACTTGAGCTTGAGAGCATTAAAATCCTACTCGTCAATGCTAAGCATATTAAAAATGTCCCTGGTAGAAAAACCGATGTAAAAGATGCTGAGTGGATAGCAAGTCTCTTACAACATGGCCTTTTGCAAGGCAGCTTTGTGCCAGATCGTGAACAAAGAGAACTTCGCGAGCTTGTACGCTATAGAAAAAGCCTCATTGAAGAAAAATCAAGAGAACTTAATCGCATACAAAAGGTTTTAGAAGGAGCTAATATCAAACTGTCTTCGGTAGTCTCTGATATCAACGGGGCATCCAGTCGTTCTATACTTGAGGCTATTATAAATGGTGAAGAAAATCCCGAAACCCTGGCTGAGCTTTCTCAAGGCAAGCTAAAAAATAAAATGGATGAACTAAAACGCGCTTTAAAAGGCTTGATCAATCATCACCAAAGGATGCTTCTGGAAATACAGCTTAGACATATTGATTACCTTGATGAAGAAATAGCAAAATTAGACGAAGAAATTAAAAATCGAATGCTCCCTTTTGAAAAAGACCTGGCACTGCTGGATACAATCCCTGGAGTCGGAAGAAGAACTGCAGAACAAATAATAGCCGAAATCGGCACGAATATGGAACAGTTCCCCTCTGCTGCCCATTTGTGTTCTTGGGCAGGGTTGTGTCCAGGTCATAATGAAAGTGCTGGTAAACAAAAGTCTGCAAGAACTCGAAAAGGTAACCAAAAATTGCGAAGCTCTCTTATTGAAGCTGCCAGAGCTGCCTCAAGGGCAAAAGATACTTATCTCTCAAGTCAGTACCACCGCATCGCTGCTCGAAGAGGAGCAAACCGTGCAGCAGTTGCAGTGGCACATAGCATTTTAATTATAGTTTATCATATTCTCAAGCAAAAGCAACCATATATTGAATTAGGTCCTACTTATTATGAAGAGAAAAAGCGTAATATGATTATTCGTCAATCTTTAAAAAAGCTAGAGTCTTTAGGCCTTAAGGTCACGGTCGAATCTGCAGTGTCTTAA
- a CDS encoding IS110 family transposase — MDLVYSHVCGLDVHKKNVVACIITPEGKEIRTFSTMTDDLIALKEFIKAKGCSVVAMESTGSYWKPIYNLLELESIKILLVNAKHIKNVPGRKTDVKDAEWIASLLQHGLLQGSFVPDREQRELRELVRYRKSLIEEKSRELNRIQKVLEGANIKLSSVVSDINGASSRSILEAIINGEENPETLAELSQGKLKNKMDELKRALKGLINHHQRMLLEIQLRHIDYLDEEIAKLDEEIKNRMLPFEKDLALLDTIPGVGRRTAEQIIAEIGTNMEQFPSAAHLCSWAGLCPGHNESAGKQKSARTRKGNQKLRSSLIEAARAASRAKDTYLSSQYHRIAARRGANRAAVAVAHSILIIVYHILKQKQPYIELGPTYYEEKKRNMIIRQSLKKLESLGLKVTVESAVS; from the coding sequence ATGGATTTAGTTTATTCTCATGTTTGCGGATTAGATGTCCATAAAAAGAATGTCGTAGCTTGTATAATAACACCAGAAGGTAAAGAAATCCGCACTTTTTCAACTATGACCGATGACCTTATTGCATTAAAAGAATTTATTAAAGCTAAAGGTTGTTCTGTTGTTGCTATGGAAAGTACCGGCTCTTATTGGAAACCTATTTACAATCTACTTGAGCTTGAGAGCATTAAAATCCTACTCGTCAATGCTAAGCATATTAAAAATGTCCCTGGTAGAAAAACCGATGTAAAAGATGCTGAGTGGATAGCAAGTCTCTTACAACATGGCCTTTTGCAAGGCAGCTTTGTGCCAGATCGTGAACAAAGAGAACTTCGCGAGCTTGTACGCTATAGAAAAAGCCTCATTGAAGAAAAATCAAGAGAACTTAATCGCATACAAAAGGTTTTAGAAGGAGCTAATATCAAACTGTCTTCGGTAGTCTCTGATATCAACGGGGCATCCAGTCGTTCTATACTTGAGGCTATTATAAATGGTGAAGAAAATCCCGAAACCCTGGCTGAGCTTTCTCAAGGCAAGCTAAAAAATAAAATGGATGAACTAAAACGCGCTTTAAAAGGCTTGATCAATCATCACCAAAGGATGCTTCTGGAAATACAGCTTAGACATATTGATTACCTTGATGAAGAAATAGCAAAATTAGACGAAGAAATTAAAAATCGAATGCTCCCTTTTGAAAAAGACCTGGCACTGCTGGATACAATCCCTGGAGTCGGAAGAAGAACTGCAGAACAAATAATAGCCGAAATCGGCACGAATATGGAACAGTTCCCCTCTGCTGCCCATTTGTGTTCTTGGGCAGGGTTGTGTCCAGGTCATAATGAAAGTGCTGGTAAACAAAAGTCTGCAAGAACTCGAAAAGGTAACCAAAAATTGCGAAGCTCTCTTATTGAAGCTGCCAGAGCTGCCTCAAGGGCAAAAGATACTTATCTCTCAAGTCAGTACCACCGCATCGCTGCTCGAAGAGGAGCAAACCGTGCAGCAGTTGCAGTGGCACATAGCATTTTAATTATAGTTTATCATATTCTCAAGCAAAAGCAACCATATATTGAATTAGGTCCTACTTATTATGAAGAGAAAAAGCGTAATATGATTATTCGTCAATCTTTAAAAAAGCTAGAGTCTTTAGGCCTTAAGGTCACGGTCGAATCTGCAGTGTCTTAA
- a CDS encoding IS110 family transposase — protein MDLVYSHVCGLDVHKKSVVACIITPEGKEIRTFSTMTDDLIALKEFIKAKGCSVVAMESTGSYWKPIYNLLELESIKILLVNAKHIKNVPGRKTDVKDAEWIASLLQHGLLQGSFVPDREQRELRELVRYRKSLIEEKSRELNRIQKVLEGANIKLSSVVSDINGASSRSILEAIINGEENPETLAELSQGKLKNKMDELKRALKGLINHHQRMLLEIQLRHIDYLDEEIAKLDEEIKNRMLPFEKDLALLDTIPGVGRRTAEQIIAEIGTNMEQFPSAAHLCSWAGLCPGHNESAGKQKSARTRKGNQKLRSSLIEAARAASRAKDTYLSSQYHRIAARRGANRAAVAVAHSILIIVYHILKQKQPYIELGPTYYEEKKRNMIIRQSLKKLESLGLKVTVESAVS, from the coding sequence ATGGATTTAGTTTATTCTCACGTTTGCGGATTAGATGTCCATAAAAAGAGCGTCGTAGCTTGTATAATAACACCGGAAGGTAAAGAAATCCGCACCTTTTCAACCATGACCGATGACCTTATTGCATTAAAAGAATTTATTAAAGCTAAAGGTTGTTCTGTTGTTGCTATGGAAAGTACCGGCTCTTATTGGAAACCTATTTACAATCTACTTGAGCTTGAGAGCATTAAAATCCTACTCGTCAATGCTAAGCATATTAAAAATGTCCCTGGTAGAAAAACCGATGTAAAAGATGCTGAGTGGATAGCAAGTCTCTTACAACATGGCCTTTTGCAAGGCAGCTTTGTGCCAGATCGTGAACAAAGAGAACTTCGCGAGCTTGTACGCTATAGAAAAAGCCTCATTGAAGAAAAATCAAGAGAACTTAATCGCATACAAAAGGTTTTAGAAGGAGCTAATATCAAACTGTCTTCGGTAGTCTCTGATATCAACGGGGCATCCAGTCGTTCTATACTTGAGGCTATTATAAATGGTGAAGAAAATCCCGAAACCCTGGCTGAGCTTTCTCAAGGCAAGCTAAAAAATAAAATGGATGAACTAAAACGCGCTTTAAAAGGCTTGATCAATCATCACCAAAGGATGCTTCTGGAAATACAGCTTAGACATATTGATTACCTTGATGAAGAAATAGCAAAATTAGACGAAGAAATTAAAAATCGAATGCTCCCTTTTGAAAAAGACCTGGCACTGCTGGATACAATCCCTGGAGTCGGAAGAAGAACTGCAGAACAAATAATAGCCGAAATCGGCACGAATATGGAACAGTTCCCCTCTGCTGCCCATTTGTGTTCTTGGGCAGGGTTGTGTCCAGGTCATAATGAAAGTGCTGGTAAACAAAAGTCTGCAAGAACTCGAAAAGGTAACCAAAAATTGCGAAGCTCTCTTATTGAAGCTGCCAGAGCTGCCTCAAGGGCAAAAGATACTTATCTCTCAAGTCAGTACCACCGCATCGCTGCTCGAAGAGGAGCAAACCGTGCAGCAGTTGCAGTGGCACATAGCATTTTAATTATAGTTTATCATATTCTCAAGCAAAAGCAACCATATATTGAATTAGGTCCTACTTATTATGAAGAGAAAAAGCGTAATATGATTATTCGTCAATCTTTAAAAAAGCTAGAGTCTTTAGGCCTTAAGGTCACGGTCGAATCTGCAGTGTCTTAA
- a CDS encoding peptidase E, whose translation MKKVVAIGGGEISKFETFKIDEEIVKLTDKAKPKALFVPTASGEPEAYCDNFDFVYGKMLGCETDILFLIKDDPDSSQIEKKISWADLIYVGGGNTKRMMEIWRSKGVDKMLIDAYQRGTVLSGLSAGAICWFKYGFSDSQRFENQENWHYTKVEGLGLFDAILCPHLNEENRRELFEKFMIDFEGVGIGLENGCAIEIVDDTFKIINSFENAHAYVFRRSENKLFVDEIRHRDYIPFNLLI comes from the coding sequence ATGAAAAAGGTAGTTGCCATAGGAGGAGGAGAGATTTCAAAATTTGAAACTTTTAAGATAGATGAAGAAATAGTCAAACTAACTGACAAGGCTAAGCCAAAAGCCCTTTTTGTACCAACGGCAAGTGGCGAACCTGAAGCGTATTGTGATAATTTTGACTTTGTCTATGGTAAAATGCTTGGATGTGAGACAGATATTTTATTCTTGATAAAAGATGATCCTGATAGTTCACAGATAGAGAAGAAGATCTCATGGGCAGATTTGATTTATGTCGGTGGTGGTAACACAAAAAGGATGATGGAGATCTGGAGATCGAAAGGTGTCGATAAGATGCTTATCGATGCTTATCAAAGAGGAACGGTACTTTCAGGGTTGAGTGCGGGAGCCATATGCTGGTTCAAATATGGATTCAGCGATTCACAGAGATTTGAAAATCAAGAAAACTGGCATTACACTAAAGTTGAAGGATTAGGGCTTTTCGATGCAATACTATGTCCTCATCTTAACGAGGAAAATAGAAGGGAACTTTTTGAGAAATTCATGATAGATTTCGAAGGAGTGGGTATAGGACTAGAAAATGGTTGCGCAATTGAAATCGTAGACGATACTTTTAAAATCATAAATTCTTTTGAAAATGCACATGCCTATGTGTTCAGAAGAAGTGAAAATAAATTGTTTGTGGATGAGATAAGGCATCGTGATTATATTCCATTCAATTTGCTGATTTAA
- the cas4 gene encoding CRISPR-associated protein Cas4 produces the protein MEFEVTGALMQSYTICKRQVWLMAHQIVPDQEHPYIEIGRLIDENSYQRDRKKIHFENVVLDLVRMEKDNILIGEVKKSSKAEDSAKMQLLFYLYKLKQSGITAKGQLFFPEERKREVVELTPEFEREVIKAIEEIKDIVYKEKPPAFIKIPYCKNCGYKEFCMS, from the coding sequence ATGGAATTTGAGGTTACAGGGGCATTGATGCAAAGTTATACCATTTGTAAAAGGCAAGTTTGGCTTATGGCACATCAGATAGTGCCTGACCAAGAACATCCTTATATTGAAATAGGTAGGCTTATTGATGAAAATTCTTATCAAAGGGATAGAAAAAAGATTCATTTTGAAAATGTGGTATTAGACCTTGTGAGAATGGAAAAAGATAATATTTTAATTGGCGAGGTAAAGAAAAGTTCAAAAGCGGAAGATAGTGCTAAAATGCAACTTTTATTTTATCTCTACAAGTTAAAGCAAAGCGGAATAACTGCAAAAGGGCAACTTTTTTTTCCAGAAGAAAGGAAGAGGGAAGTAGTAGAACTTACACCAGAATTTGAAAGAGAAGTTATAAAGGCAATTGAAGAAATTAAAGATATAGTATATAAAGAAAAGCCACCTGCTTTTATAAAAATTCCATATTGTAAAAATTGTGGGTATAAGGAGTTTTGTATGTCATGA